From Hydractinia symbiolongicarpus strain clone_291-10 chromosome 12, HSymV2.1, whole genome shotgun sequence, one genomic window encodes:
- the LOC130621273 gene encoding uncharacterized protein LOC130621273, with protein sequence MEKYSVPLPWKQDHEQIPDNFQNSRNRLTSVFRRLKAKPELLQQYDDIIKQQKRDGIIEQVTEPPPPPGKVRYLPHHYVLKEDKSTTKVRIVYDASSNSPSLNDCLEKGPSLLPLLMDILIRFGTYKVAVASDIKQAFLNVAINTPDRDFLRFLWFDDITKENSQLMICRYTRVIFGMNASQFLLATSIIKHLEKCQSADPDFVLAFLENLYVDDSIGGGDTRDQVFTFYQKAKARLKEAGLILRKWRSNSPTLQAQISKFEIEDPAPPDEKILGITWDTANDEMEIDLSRQKQLAQSDVLLTKRNILKIIASIYDPVGLVSPLVVPFKVFFQKLCTTVNDWDTEVSGELKDEWNSLIELFSISSKY encoded by the coding sequence ATGGAGAAATATTCCGTCCCATTACCATGGAAACAAGATCATGAACAGATACCGGACAATTTCCAAAACAGCCGAAATCGGTTAACATCAGTCTTCCGCCGACTTAAGGCTAAGCCCGAGCTTCTGCAACAATACGACGACATCATTAAACAGCAAAAACGTGACGGTATCATCGAGCAGGTGACAGAGCCGCCACCGCCGCCAGGTAAAGTCCGTTACTTGCCCCATCATTACGTCTTAAAGGAAGATAAGTCCACAACCAAGGTGCGCATTGTTTACGATGCTTCTTCAAATTCTCCGTCACTCAACGATTGCTTGGAAAAGGGTCCTTCTCTTCTTCCTCTACTTATGGACATCCTTATCCGTTTTGGGACCTACAAGGTTGCGGTAGCAAGCGACATTAAACAAGCATTTTTAAATGTGGCGATCAACACACCTGATCGAGACTTCTTACGCTTCCTATGGTTTGACGatataacaaaagaaaattctCAACTCATGATATGCCGATACACTCGTGTAATCTTTGGAATGAACGCTTCACAGTTCCTTTTAGCTACATCAATTATAAAGCACTTGGAGAAATGCCAAAGTGCCGACCCTGACTTTGTGCTAGCTTTCTTAGAAAACCTTTATGTCGACGACAGCATTGGCGGAGGAGATACCAGAGATCAGGTGTTCACATTTTACCAAAAGGCAAAAGCACGGCTTAAGGAAGCTGGTTTAATCTTACGAAAATGGCGTTCTAACAGTCCAACTCTCCAAGCGCAAATCTCCAAATTCGAAATCGAGGATCCAGCTCCTCCCGATGAAAAAATCTTGGGCATCACATGGGATACGGCCAATGACGAAATGGAAATAGACCTGTCAAGACAAAAACAGTTAGCTCAATCCGACGTCCTTCTAACTAAACGCAACATCCTAAAAATCATCGCATCGATTTACGACCCAGTCGGTTTGGTTTCGCCCCTCGTTGTACCGTTTAAGGTATTCTTCCAGAAGTTATGCACAACCGTAAACGATTGGGACACTGAGGTTAGTGGGGAATTAAAGGACGAATGGAATTCGTTAATAGAGTTATTTTCAATCTCGTCGAAATATTGA